From Anaerolineae bacterium:
AAGAGATTGAAGAAAATTATGAATTTAACAACACTATCAAAAACAACGGGTGTAAGTTGGGGCAAAGCCGACTTACATCTTCACACCACCTATAGCGATGGCTACCTGTCCCCCCCTGAAACCATTGATTTTATTGCCGAAAACACCTCGGTAAACGTGATAGCCATTACCGACCATGATACAACCGAAGGCGCATTTATTGCCCGCGATTATGCTCGCCGGTACCATCCAGACCTTGAAGTCATTATCGGGCAAGAAGTAACCACCGGCAACGGCGACGTGTTAGGTCTATTCCTACACGCAACCCTGCCCAAACAAGCCACCGCTGCCGAAGCGGTTAACGCCATTCATCAACAAGGCGGGCTGGCCATTGCGCCTCACCCCTTTGTTTATGGTTGGGAGATGGAGAGTGTGGGCAACGCTATTCGACACTTGCCCTTTGATGGAGTTGAAGTGCGGCATGGCTGCCCGCTGAGTTTGCCC
This genomic window contains:
- a CDS encoding PHP domain-containing protein, producing MNLTTLSKTTGVSWGKADLHLHTTYSDGYLSPPETIDFIAENTSVNVIAITDHDTTEGAFIARDYARRYHPDLEVIIGQEVTTGNGDVLGLFLHATLPKQATAAEAVNAIHQQGGLAIAPHPFVYGWEMESVGNAIRHLPFDGVEVRHGCPLSLPGNVWAGFVNRWLGQRLPRLGASDSHIPYTTGQAFTWFPGRTGADLRRAIEEDMVRPGGTMWKITSMLCTLPVLQERKPGYYHHPKQAPGSIN